The Vespa velutina chromosome 2, iVesVel2.1, whole genome shotgun sequence sequence TAATGCGTCCACTGCATACATGTAATTAGAGAGGTACACGCGACGAAACATTGATTACACCATCGAAACATCACAACACAACAGAACTGTTATAGCACTGAATCGAATATTTTACAAGCATCACTCGAATTGCAAGCATTACTCACTTGACGACGTCATACAATCAACTTAAGAGCCAGGGCCGACCGTAGATACATAATGTGTGCTTGTACGATATTATTGTTCTCTACCAACTACTGAAAACCATTCTTTGGATCCATTGATGAAATCGTATTTGTATCGAAAAAGAACCATGCTTTTCGATGATTTTTACGTTAAACGCACTGTTACATTATATCGTTTCGAAgttttaaaatctttcttctAAATCATTAATCGCTAATAAGAAAGTCCTGGTACGTTACTCTATTAAAATAGCGAAACGATGGatgaaaattgttataaacaattgtgattttctacaaaaaaaaactgaaattaaatatatgctATTAAagtgtatttacatatacaattCAGAACGCGAATTGATGAGATCTTCTCAGTCTTATTCATTAAGTTACGTAATAAAAGGCTTTCTTAAGCATTTATGAGactaaatgaaattgaaatattaatgattgaaATATTGGCCTTGacaatgttataaataattgttacaaACAATTGCGATTTTCTGTAAGAAGTTATTAaagtgtatttatatatacaaatttaagcGCATATTGATGAAATCTTCTCAATCTTACTCATTAAGCTGAGTAATAAATGCATTCTGAAGCGTTTGTAAGTATGGCTTTAAATATTGGCCTTGACgaagttataaataattttccgtTTCTATATTACAAATGACTTATTTGCTTCGGTTCATTGTATACAGCATATAAATAAaggattatcttttatttacgttTAATGACTCATTCGGTATAAAGGATCGAGACTCCTTCGTGACATAACTGCTTACTTAGCATTTGCAATCAAACTTGGCTGAAGGATCGGCTTGGAGAGGTTTAATTAAAAGAGCAATCACCTGGCCAACGAAAATTTCTGGATATAGTCACTCACAAGGTTCAAAATTTTCAACGTATTTTACATTGCACGTCATAAAAATAAGAccgaaaaaaacaattaacaaaaaaccagagaaaaacaaaaacgaaaaaaatctaaataaaaaaaatcaaaggcTCACCGTTTTCCAGttaagattaattataaatcacaTCGAGAAAATAACATCAAGAAAATAACGGTTTTATTATGCagatgatataaaagaaaaataaatacaagagTCGCGACGATACGTcacaaaagaggaagaagaataaaccTATGGCAAGCCTTTCAGAGATCGATACATTCCTGTCGAGTTCCGAGTGGTGATCACGATGACTTCGCGTAATCGTCTCGAATGATCGAAggtcaaagaaaaattgtcgTTTGCATTTGAACATCATTTGCATTTGAACGTACAAAGTAACGTAATCGTCGATTTGTTATAATCGACAATCTACCAAACCTCATTATGAGATGTTCAAAAGTTACATCGATGAATCGtttgtatgaaaatatataatgtccGATGCAAtcgattatttgatttaatctCTTCCAGGTAAAAACATCTAAACATTTTCTATATGATTTCTATGAGATAAAATCGTTTAGAAATCATAATTCTCTCTTGGTAATAAGTAAACTAGGGAGTAAAACGAccaagataataattaattcttggAATAATTTATCACACTtaactacatatgtatatatctctatgTCGTCTATACGACATCGGCAATAACAAATTCAATAACCtcatattatttactttgttaattgttttctctttgaaaattcACGAGTTCAAATGATTGGAGATAATTGTTCTCATGTCAATATTATTCACTATGATTACAGGAAAATCGTTTCCCTGTCTCTTTTATCTACATGTCAAtgtcttttctatatatagtctaatcatatatacgtacttatatatattaagtataagtACGTCTTTATGTATTTTCATGCTTCAAGGTTCAAGGGATAGTGGtagtacaataatattatcaatataattataatatattaataaatataatttagcaTCATATATTTTAGTACTTTTTCGTAAACCAAAGTTATAGTACGAATCGTTGATCTTTTAAATAGGCGGTAGTCTGTCAAAAATATACATGACATGTCATAtgtcaaaaatatttacgataatagtGCTTAATTAATAAGTGCATCTTTTACTGTTTGCGACTTAAGGTCctattctttttgttaagtATTCGTATTTCTCGTATGTTTCcgataaaatcgatcaatcgatcgttaaTCGATGCCAAGATTCCTTTTAccgaaaaatatgaaaagtagaaaaaagaaaatgcaataCCATTGAAAGATCTGACATAACCATATACTCTAGTTACATCTAATCGCATCTAGTTTCAAGGTGATTTTGATTGGTCATTGTATAAGAAATTGTTGATGCACTTGACGCAAAGAATAGAGAATTTTAATtggcataaaaaaaaagaatataatgctAAAGGATagaagataaggaaaagaGCATAATTATCGACTATAAATGTTTTCAAATGTCAAAATAAATGTCGTGCAAAATAAAAGTAAGTTTTTgatgaaacaaatttaataatcacGTCAATTTGTTCAACTGTTTcaattgtttgtttttatctcctttatcGTGTTATCTTTCGAATATATTCTGTTAATAGCGTTATTGTAAAACACATTTAAAACAACGATTTGTCATAAAGTTGACatcaaaaaggaaaactaaCAAGGTAgcattattttgaaattatgtTTTGATgtgtgttataaaaataacaaaaagaataaaatacaaCAGTTGATGAGTTATCCGTCTATGTGAACGAATACACTATAAGGACTATAAAGGTCATACTGTAAACTTTAGAAAGAAACGTAAATGAATAAGAAGGTAAGACGCCATATTGATAAGAATCACTAATAGTAGAAGACTAAAAAATTAGatgagaacaaaaaataaaacgtctAGGTTATATAGTAGCTTTCAAGGCCGAGGCAGTATTAGCACTGTTGTGAACGATCTTATGTTTTATAGGGAACGCTTGAGCTGACCTTGACCCGAAAAGAGACTGACCACGGAATCGGAAACGTACTCGTTTGTTCTCGGCACGCGTGTTCTCCATCGAAGTGTGCTAAGAAGAATTCCGGCGCAGCGACGATGTTACTGACAAGTACTGGCAAACGTTTAGAGCATGGATCGGCTGGGTGGATGTACTCGAGGGCAGCTCTCTTCAATATCGAGGAGGGGAGCGTGAGGtcggaagaggaggaggagaaagaagaaggaaatcgTTCGCTgatggagaaggaagagaagagaagagagagagagagagagagagagagagagagagaagagagagaaagagagagaaagagagaaagataaagagagagaaagaaaagtggtgttggtggtggtggtggtggtgatggtggtggtagtagtggtacacaggaggaagaggaggagaaggaggaagatgGAGGGAAGGAGCCAACACGCGTATCACGATGCACAATGGAGCATTAGCCAGAAGTAGCGGCGCGGACGGTGTCTCTCGCGGACGGTGTCTCGAAAAATCCACGAGATACTTTCCGATCTTGTCACCAAATcgaaattacaaagaaaaatattatcgaacaaCGTTATCCACTGTTTTCGTCGTCTTTCGTCGTCTTTCGCAGTTTCTTATATTGTTCGGAGGACGATTAAAATACGACACATCCAAGAGTTCCTTCGAACAGTTTTCAACCGTTTCGTTGCGCGATATAATCCGTGCGAAAGAGCTCTTTGGTggataaaacgaaaacgacCACTTGGAAAAACGTGACCCTTTCCACATTATTATAACTGCATTATCTCTTTAACAGTTATAATTGAAAgcataaagttttattttattttatttttttatggatAACTGATAagttattattacgaatatatcgACGGGAcgcattattatattcgagtttcttaaaattttaaagaccGTTCTGTGTTTTCATCACGAATGGACGAACGAATGTATAACGATTTTGCAAGGGTACtagagaatttattttagaCGTATAACATCCTATAATTATTGGAAACTGGTACAGCGAGTTATCCTGAACATCTACGATACTTCCTGTATTCTCAGCCCTATAAAGGAATCGATGATCTCGTATTCtggtaaaataaatatttttttatataaaagtacacACACGTATTATAAAGCCACGCGtagaaattttgaatttataatgtgtttattttattattgatatcaatgcttttcatatatatatgtatatgaaaataatatacagtGTACATTAAATGTTATGAGagaaaaactttattattttcgagcgattttttctcttatatttaacCAAAACTGTGTTTCTCTTGCAATGAGCAATTATGATTGACTCGTACCACTGCAGCACCTACACTCTTGTACTACGCATTAGTGTAAGCGTATTTAACGCGCGCTTCGTCTGTATCGAGTACCACTATCTGTGCAGCATCGTTTTCATGTTCTACAGTAATGAACCCTACGTATCTACATTcatcgtttattctttttttttcaacgcaGCTCTGGTACGTACCGTCACGGAATTGAGCCGATCTCTCATAGTCCTTAAACAATTCGGAAGCGAGTGTAATCAAAGGAACGACTTCACGTTGATCTAAAGCTCAGAGATTAGAGCCATTTCGAACGAGATGGCAAACACAACTACAACGGCTCCGGCCGGTAATCCGGAAAAGAAAGTCGAACCTGTCAAGGCAGAGGAAGCCATTCCCTGGAAGTCGATGAGTCTTCGCCAAAAATGGTCTCTCTTAACGAGTAACATCACAGTGGAACCCATGATAGCTTGTTACGTGATACCCAGTATGTTGGCTTCTCTAGCCACCCAAAATCTCAATTTGGAAAAAGCATGCAGGGTGAACTTGGCCTATTCGGATGAAATCTGTACGAATTTAGCAGCAAGAAACACGTCGGGACTAGAAGCTGAAGAAACTGCCGTGCAACAGCTGGTTGCAGGCATGCAAACGTGGAAAACGGCTTTACAGAGTGGTTTACCTATCTTACTGATTCTCTTTATGGGCGCTTGGAGCGACAAAACCGGCTATAGAAAACCCTGCATGCTTTTACCGATAGTCGGAGAGTTCCTCAGCAGCGTCAGTTTAATAGCATGCACATATTGGTTCTACGAGCTACCCATGGAAGCTACCGGAGTATTAGAAGCCCTATGGCCGTCCTTGGCCGGTGGTTGGTTCACAATGTTCATGGGTGTATTCAGTTACATCGCAGACATAACGTCGGTCGAATCGAGAACACTCAGAATAGGAGCGGCCaatgttttcttctctcttggCGTCCCGATCGGTATGGCCCTTTCCGGTGTTTTGTATATGAAGCTTGGGTTCTATGGTGTCTTCAGTATCTCTATGATGTGTTATGTCATGAGCTTCGTCTATGGACTCGTCGTTATTAAGGAACCCCCAAGACCTCCGttagcgagagagaaagagaaacttcCGGAGAAGAAGATGTCTTTTCTTGCCTCGGCCAaggactttttttctttgaaacatATCGAGGAGACCTTTAGCGTTGCCTTCAAAAAGGGTTCCAACAATAGACAGAAAAGAGTCATCATGCTGATGATCATTGTGATGGTCGTCATTGGACCATTGTACGGTGAGTTTTTCTTACTTATCTTCTATGACGAATACTATAGCAAATATAATTGAAccgcaatatatatatatatatatatggtcgATTTACTTGTTGCACGAGTTAACTCTTTCGTTACATGTTAAACTCGGTAAAAGTATTTATGATATACTACGTTggcatcgataaaaaaaaaaagtataaaatatatatgttgaaaCGTTTAACTTGCTTGGTGAAAGTTGTCGATTGcggtgaaatttttataaataagcgCATGCACTATATCATCTGAAATAGCGCATAGTCACTTTCAACAGATCAATATATTCGCGAAATCTCACCTATGTGATCGTAATTTAAACGTTCCATATAACTTCTTTGTTGGACATTCGACTCTtacctttttttaatataaagctATTCAAGTAGAATTTATCTTGACATTTAACtcgagaataaattaatacctGAGAATTTAATGGTTCATTAGCATTGATTTTTTAAGCAAAACACTTTTGTTTGACCTTTTATATACTCTAATTAATGACTTTCTTTATAGAAAGTTAtctattcaaagaaaaattcattttgacATTTAACTTgggaataaattaatatctaagAATCTAATCTTTAATTACTATAAAATTTTCAGATTATAATTACTTCCATTTCATTGTCATGCCATGCTAATTAATGGGATAGTATCTTagtcttatcttttctttttctctcacagGGAATCTAAGAACAGTGAGTATATGTAATCATTCTTAAGAATGTCAGATACATTACTGTAATTTTATACATTCCCATTGTTACTTCTATCCATTGCAAAAAATCGGTGAAAATAAGAATTGTTGTTGCAATCgtaaatacgattaaaaaaaaatttgctatttaatttttattttctagttTGATAGAAAAATGTACAAAACTTATAACAAAATACGCAGTCGCTTTTATAGTAAATTCCGAGAAATAGTTACatgcattaattaatatttttatacatttttcctCAAATTATCACATGCTGATCAAGAGAATAATCTCGCATAAAATATGATCTTTCAAAATTCACGTGaaccaataaaaatatatacatgtatccaTTCGTAGATAGGGTAAATCTTCAATTATAGATTTAACGAGAATATCTATAATTtggtattttttattttatctccattattacaagaaattatatattttttatctttataaataaataatatatatcatataatcgAGAATGCTTGAGATTATGAAACTCGTATGTAATTACCATTTCATCAAAGAAAATCAcgtggaaaaataattatcgacgTCGGATGTTAGAATTATCTTAAATACCTCTATTGTATTCTCTAAATTGTAGATACTTAGGAAGGCCTAAATAACCGATTACACTTATTGCtaaaagattttgaaaaaatactGGAAGATTTTATTGACTCGTAACGTTTGAATCTCTTCGATATATCAGCAATGACCGTTACCAATAATCTTCATTCTATTCCTGGCATAAACGTTACGGCATAATCATTTTCTATCGATCGTTCAGCATTTATACTTACATAAAATTGTatgattaattgaaattaaaggCACAATTATTGCGATGCATTATTCAATGCATCGTATAGTGCATACAGATTTTGCCTTCTAGTTGAACCGATGTACCTATATTGATGCAAATGAAATGGATTAATTAGCGGGCCAAGCACGCTGGACGAATGTAAAATTACacatacgtacttatatacgtctatttattgtcgttaacgTTATCTTCAATAcaattactactattatatctatgtatgcatgtattatagatatgtacctatatatattcgatttgcAACGTAaaatacatacctatatacttATGTTCATTAActagatatatagaaaaaatttcattttcattatttttattccgtAGTTCAGTCATGTTTATTCattcttatgaaaaaaaaaaattaattagtaaccttaattaatttcgattaaactACCTGATATAGAACGAAGGATTTTTCcaattcatttaattagaCAAGTTTGAACAATGCAAATTGCTTTTTGTCTATATATTAACtacaataaatacatacatttgaTCATTCATAAAACATTTATCGATCAAGGTTAGACTTACTTTaagtgattatttttttcattaggaTACGCATTTAAAAATTCGAGCGATTTtgtcttataataataagaataatcgtAGTTTCGTAATTGCTGTCACattttgctttctcttctatctaaAAGATCGTATGATCATTGCAACACATGACACGTATGCTAATACGATTAAACGAGTTAACCAATATGATGTATAGTAATTTCAAATCTTAAATGAATAAAGTGTACTTCGAAggaacgattaaaatataaagaaaaaaatcatctctAAGGTGATTGGTTCGTTGATACAGATGAAATCGTACATTAACATGTATCATTTTCACGAATGATTATATTGGTCATAAGATGCGCATgaattaacattatatttgaaatttgtgCCAAGGAGAggatattttctattcgttcATTTTATGGAAATCGAAGCCTCGAACGAGAAGCCTCTTACTATTATGAAATTgatgtataaaagaaagacaaacaaaaaagagacattaaaattttcagtATGTTCTATGTTCCTATCAGGTTActacgaaagaataaaatctaCTGTTTAGTAGcttaatttgttttctatgTATTACAgttcgtatatatattctcgataTTTCTACATTGTTTTAAGATTAAATATTCTAGCCGTGCGTCTCATTGTGAATAAACGTCGTTTGTTGCTTTCATAATTTTGTTTCATGTCTGTTTAGATTAAGTTGAACATAGGAACagtgaataatttatatagaacGACTGAAAGATGACTGTATTTTGAggatgaatgaattaattatcctATTCGTTTTAAAACAGGATAATACAGATAAGTAAAAAGTGGGGATAGGCAAGGTacattttaaaacaaattgaCGAAAACGACTTACATGTGTCGTCATTGTTAATAATCCAAACACGTTTCACGAAAGAGAGTGAAGCTTCCGTCGTAACACTTTTAACAAGCGAATTAACACGTAAGAATCCTAAAATGGTATTGAGTGGGGCGGGGCATAGATAAGGTTGCAAGAAGAGCAAAAGGATAATGCGATAAAGACCCGAGCTCGACGGAAACGATTAATTGAAGTCCGTGATAAACGAACTTGTTGTATAACCTTGCATTCTTACGTAATGTCAGGTAATAACACGTGAAAATTACTGAATTTAAGCGGAATTCCTCCATCACCCACGAGCGTGCGAAACTTCGAGCTGTGCGATACCGTGCCACGGGTATATGTGTGtaagaggaagatagagagagagagaaagagagagagagagagagaaagagagagaaagaaagagaaaaagattacatatatataaagtaagaaactatattaaatatatgtaatataatattggaaaattcaatttagaatttatttagtTGTTTGTGATATTTTTACAATGCTATTTCTAAACGTCTACGTATGTGTAATATCATATGCAATTTACTTCCGTCTATTGATTATGTACTatgtaattatgtaaaaatctacgtattatgtaaaatctttaattattcAAGAAATAGGATACcacaagaagataaaaagttaGTCTTGATCGATTCTTAATTATCAAGATGAAAAGTTCACTGAACAtttcatatgtataaaaattctgatgttagataaataatgaattcgAATGATATTTTGCAGACGAATGCAATGGactgttataaatatatagataatgttGCAATGAAATACGATAAATCTGTTTTTAGGTGAGATGGCAGTACTATATCTTTACATGAGATATCGATACAATTGGAACGAAGTTACATTTAGCATGTGGTCTACGTATGGCATGGTGACTAATCTTATTGGTAAGTCAAACAGTACAAACTAGATATACtcgatattagaaataattcaaattgcatttcgattaattcacgtatattattatcataacatttacgaagaaatttcaaaaagcTTTATAATAGAATTACTTAAAATCAAAAGTATAATAGCATAAGAAGAGAGTCCGAAGgagttaataaattattcataatatatacctGTTTACGAACGAGAGCGAGAAATATTAAACtaaatttaaattcttatcATAAATTAGTCCACGTGAACATTTTATCACGTGTTCGCGatgaaataagatttttttcaaatttgttaATGATATCTTCATTAAAACttgataattattcattatcattaatttctaatttaattagaaattaattaggaataattaaaatttatttataccaaTAGATCGAATTCCGTTAAACGAATGTGTTGCAaatgttaattttctttttttatctttttttttcttttataagtaGAAATCACAAATTTGtcgttaaagaaaaacaaaactcagatgttaaattaaatcatatgTTCATCTTTACATTTGGAGAATAGTAATAACTAccgtaatttatttatctgtattcataatataagtaaatattttttctgatGCATACAAATGATTacaaaaaaacgaagataaataGTATAGATCACGCGTATCGGAAAAACGGAAAGTTTTGAGACAGTTCAAAGAGTAATGATCGTTGTTGAAGAAACACATTACTGTGCATAGATTCTGTATATAGTTTAAagtgaattaatgaaaaaccTCTTTTAAACGTGGCTATAAAGtctattatgaattattttaagttttttcattgttattcaTCGATACATAGTGATACCTAGTGATGATGTTACATAAGAAACGGACAACGTTGTTAAGAAGAATAACGAGTTGCAATTAGTTATCGTTCGAACTAATCGCAGCCATATAGGTACCAAAGAACAACGTTTTTAAAATGAAGAATCTATTTACGTACATTAACGTGTTCCGTTTATaatctatgaaaaaatatttgaataattatcaCATCCGTtagattttatacaatttaaatatatatggtacgttattaaattctatttataattttcaggAACTGCACTATCCGTTGGAGTTTTCAGTCATATACTCAAAGTGGACGATGCCATAGTAGGGATTATGAGTTGCATGAGCAAAATTTTAGCAAGTTTCGTATATGCCTTTGCAACAACCGATTGGATGATTTATTTGGGTACATAAAATCGTGTAAAATCAtgtaaatctataaaaattaatcaatatttgtattttttctttaggtGCTTTGGTAGAAATAGTTAATGGAACATCGTTCATTGCGATGCGATCTATCGCTTCGAAACTAGTCCCATCGGATGAACTTGGTAagtaaatgtatgtacattcttctttctcttttcacatGATACAACCTTGCGAGCATGCGATGTTACGTAGAATGATGTACATTCAATCGCTTCCTGGTCGTTTCAAATATACAAACGTCACTTTCACCGGTATAATACATAGTAGATAGAAATTACATTGCATGTATacaacatatgtatattataaagtatgtacatagtatatacacgtacatatgtatatacacacagggACTGTCCGGTAAGATAATCCTTACTTATGCACATGGCTGACTTTAATGACTAGGAAACTTCGTACTATCGAGTTCCTGTTTATAGATCTCTTGatgatacaaaaagaaaacgagaaaaaacaaagtacctaataaaaaaaattttagaacTCAGAACAAATGATATACACGATGTTTTTTAATGCTCAGACAAGCATTTCTTACgtagaattttattcttcattcCTCTCTAAtacatttgaatttttttattcccattcgccattaattatatcgtattgtataaagcttctctctctctctctctctttctctcttttttttctaaaaagaaaaatgaagaatccAATC is a genomic window containing:
- the LOC124947343 gene encoding uncharacterized protein LOC124947343 isoform X1, which produces MANTTTTAPAGNPEKKVEPVKAEEAIPWKSMSLRQKWSLLTSNITVEPMIACYVIPSMLASLATQNLNLEKACRVNLAYSDEICTNLAARNTSGLEAEETAVQQLVAGMQTWKTALQSGLPILLILFMGAWSDKTGYRKPCMLLPIVGEFLSSVSLIACTYWFYELPMEATGVLEALWPSLAGGWFTMFMGVFSYIADITSVESRTLRIGAANVFFSLGVPIGMALSGVLYMKLGFYGVFSISMMCYVMSFVYGLVVIKEPPRPPLAREKEKLPEKKMSFLASAKDFFSLKHIEETFSVAFKKGSNNRQKRVIMLMIIVMVVIGPLYGEMAVLYLYMRYRYNWNEVTFSMWSTYGMVTNLIGTALSVGVFSHILKVDDAIVGIMSCMSKILASFVYAFATTDWMIYLGALVEIVNGTSFIAMRSIASKLVPSDELGKVNSLFGVSESLMPLVYGPMYSSIYAATMNTFPGAFFIVGGCMTIPAVFGFLWLYTEHRRDRLIIERETKAKGNDEEQDEKTTKVLSISERKESCAANGIENMAFETEHL
- the LOC124947343 gene encoding uncharacterized protein LOC124947343 isoform X3, with the translated sequence MANTTTTAPAGNPEKKVEPVKAEEAIPWKSMSLRQKWSLLTSNITVEPMIACYVIPSMLASLATQNLNLEKACRVNLAYSDEICTNLAARNTSGLEAEETAVQQLVAGMQTWKTALQSGLPILLILFMGAWSDKTGYRKPCMLLPIVGEFLSSVSLIACTYWFYELPMEATGVLEALWPSLAGGWFTMFMGVFSYIADITSVESRTLRIGAANVFFSLGVPIGMALSGVLYMKLGFYGVFSISMMCYVMSFVYGLVVIKEPPRPPLAREKEKLPEKKMSFLASAKDFFSLKHIEETFSVAFKKGSNNRQKRVIMLMIIVMVVIGPLYGEMAVLYLYMRYRYNWNEVTFSMWSTYGMVTNLIGTALSVGVFSHILKVDDAIVGIMSCMSKILASFVYAFATTDWMIYLGALVEIVNGTSFIAMRSIASKLVPSDELGK
- the LOC124947343 gene encoding uncharacterized protein LOC124947343 isoform X2, whose protein sequence is MANTTTTAPAGNPEKKVEPVKAEEAIPWKSMSLRQKWSLLTSNITVEPMIACYVIPSMLASLATQNLNLEKACRVNLAYSDEICTNLAARNTSGLEAEETAVQQLVAGMQTWKTALQSGLPILLILFMGAWSDKTGYRKPCMLLPIVGEFLSSVSLIACTYWFYELPMEATGVLEALWPSLAGGWFTMFMGVFSYIADITSVESRTLRIGAANVFFSLGVPIGMALSGVLYMKLGFYGVFSISMMCYVMSFVYGLVVIKEPPRPPLAREKEKLPEKKMSFLASAKDFFSLKHIEETFSVAFKKGSNNRQKRVIMLMIIVMVVIGPLYGEMAVLYLYMRYRYNWNEVTFSMWSTYGMVTNLIGTALSVGVFSHILKVDDAIVGIMSCMSKILASFVYAFATTDWMIYLGALVEIVNGTSFIAMRSIASKLVPSDELDGFTRNTEETGL